One Uranotaenia lowii strain MFRU-FL unplaced genomic scaffold, ASM2978415v1 HiC_scaffold_254, whole genome shotgun sequence genomic window carries:
- the LOC129759718 gene encoding glucose dehydrogenase [FAD, quinone]-like, whose product MFFTIQNTPSDWAYHAEKSEDFCLSSSNGSFWPRGKTLGGSGAINAMLYVRGNRRDYDRWSDLGNTGWGYEEVLEYFKKSEDNLDAEIANAFDGKYHGTGGYLKVQRFPTDNYMIDVVLKGAQQIGYEELQDVNADKNIGFGKLQGTIANGARCSPAKAFLVPIKDRPNLHVMKHTRVINLEKDKSGKFSTANIYMQEKHLRSVKANKEIILSAGSIGTPQILMLSGIGPQAVLKSIGLEVVAELPVGKNLQDHPIVPVLVKLNKSTAKNYNSYEELVKNMNQYLLARKGSFAAHGVTSASGFVNTVNATDLYPDIQYHFFEFNKASDKWILFTKQVGYNEEVSHSFRKASEEADVLMVVITLLNPFSKGSLEVTTQEWLPYRAPKILANYLEDKRDVETFIRAVRLLQKLIASEEFRRNEAEIHRMDVSGCTEI is encoded by the coding sequence ATgttttttaccattcaaaatacCCCTAGCGATTGGGCATACCATGCGGAGAAGTCGGAAGATTTTTGCTTGAGCTCCAGTAACGGTAGCTTTTGGCCCCGGGGGAAAACGCTGGGCGGAAGTGGTGCCATCAATGCGATGCTGTACGTACGAGGCAATCGAAGGGACTACGACCGGTGGAGTGATCTGGGAAACACTGGATGGGGCTATGAAGAGGTGCTGGAGTACTTTAAGAAGTCGGAAGATAACCTTGACGCGGAAATTGCGAATGCGTTCGATGGGAAATATCACGGAACAGGAGGTTACCTGAAGGTTCAACGGTTTCCAACGGATAACTACATGATAGACGTTGTATTGAAGGGTGCCCAGCAGATTGGTTATGAGGAGCTTCAGGACGTCAACGCTGATAAAAATATAGGATTCGGTAAACTGCAGGGGACGATAGCCAATGGAGCGAGATGTAGTCCTGCGAAGGCTTTCCTGGTACCCATTAAAGATAGACCGAATCTACATGTTATGAAGCATACCCGAGTAATCAATCTAGAAAAGGACAAATCTGGAAAATTCAGCACAGCTAACATCTACATGCAAGAAAAGCACCTCAGATCGGTCAAAGCCAATAAAGAGATTATTTTATCTGCCGGTTCTATCGGAACTCCCCAAATTCTTATGCTTTCAGGTATAGGACCCCAAGCGGTGTTGAAGTCTATTGGTTTAGAAGTAGTTGCTGAACTACCTGTTGGAAAGAACCTTCAAGACCACCCAATAGTTCCGGTACTGGTCAAACTGAACAAATCTACGGCAAAGAACTACAACTCCTATGAAGAGTTGGTCAAAAACATGAACCAGTATTTGTTGGCGCGTAAAGGCTCGTTTGCAGCTCATGGAGTGACATCTGCTTCAGGCTTTGTCAATACAGTTAACGCTACGGATCTTTATCCGGACATACAGTATCACTTTTTCGAATTCAACAAAGCTTCTGACAAGTGGATATTGTTCACCAAACAGGTAGGTTACAATGAAGAAGTGTCGCATTCTTTCCGAAAAGCTTCCGAGGAAGCAGATGTTCTGATGGTGGTAATCACCCTGCTGAACCCCTTTTCCAAGGGTTCGCTAGAGGTCACGACTCAGGAATGGCTTCCCTACAGAGCACCCAAGATATTAGCCAACTATTTAGAGGACAAACGAGACGTTGAAACTTTCATTCGCGCAGTGCGATTGTTGCAAAAGTTGATAGCGAGCGAAGAATTCCGAAGAAACGAAGCCGAAATCCACCGGATGGATGTCAGTGGATGTACGGAAATCGA
- the LOC129759722 gene encoding glucose dehydrogenase [FAD, quinone]-like, protein MNGTYIPRGRMLGGSSGMNQMIYARGNRRDYDRWEQLGNEGWSWDEVLPYFIKSEDNKAPEVVNAYGGGYHGVGGYQSVDVMPESLPYDSILMEAYAEAGYKRLIDFNAVEHIGYGWMQYTIDGATRASSAKSFLNPIKNRGNLHVIKNAFVTSLHFDSSNAVRGVNMILQGKYKMQAFSKKEVILSAGAFNTPQILMLSGIGRGEQLQKLGIPVKTELNVGSNLQDHIFVPLFFGLDPIPDSNEQLGRTLLNLFDYTFHNRSGVVVFDKIRNVMAFENTKSKSEEFPDVQYFTTYYPKGDLTSLKFFENHNYEPYIANSMKSYLEKQDIAGMYIAGLTPKSRGTLKIVSTNPFDHLSIDTGYFTDSEDITPFVKALRNIQALFKTPTFKQYQAEVIKLDIPGCDHFVFDSDHYWDCYVKHMSTSTYHPTGTAKMGPKSDSDAVVDSELQVYGINRLRVIDASIFPIIPSGNTNAPTMMVAEKGSDIIKIAYL, encoded by the coding sequence ATGAATGGAACATATATACCCCGAGGTAGAATGTTAGGAGGATCGAGTGGTATGAACCAGATGATCTACGCCCGTGGCAATCGGCGAGACTACGATCGTTGGGAGCAATTGGGAAACGAAGGCTGGAGTTGGGATGAAGTGCTGCCATATTTCATCAAATCTGAAGATAACAAGGCACCTGAAGTTGTGAATGCTTATGGCGGAGGATATCATGGAGTAGGAGGATATCAGAGTGTAGATGTTATGCCAGAGTCTTTGCCATATGACTCGATACTGATGGAAGCATACGCTGAAGCAGGCTACAAGCGGTTGATTGATTTCAACGCAGTTGAACACATAGGATACGGTTGGATGCAATACACCATCGACGGAGCTACTAGAGCTAGTAGCGCAAAGTCGTTTCTAAATCCCATTAAGAATAGAGGAAATTTGCACGTTATCAAGAATGCTTTTGTGACTTCTTTGCATTTTGATTCGAGCAATGCGGTTCGAGGTGTTAACATGATCTTACAGGGAAAATATAAAATGCAGGCTTTCTCAAAGAAGGAAGTTATTCTGTCGGCTGGTGCTTTCAACACCCCTCAAATACTTATGCTATCAGGAATCGGTAGAGGTGAACAACTACAAAAACTCGGCATACCTGTGAAGACAGAGTTAAACGTGGGCAGCAATCTAcaagatcatatttttgtaCCTCTATTTTTTGGTTTGGATCCGATTCCAGATTCCAACGAACAACTTGGAAGAACTCTATTAAATCTTTTCGATTATACTTTTCACAATCGGAGTGGAGTAGTCGTGTTCGATAAAATAAGAAATGTGATGGCCtttgaaaacacaaaaagtAAGTCGGAGGAGTTTCCAGATGTTCAATACTTCACCACATATTACCCCAAAGGAGACTTAACCTCGctgaaattctttgaaaatcatAACTACGAACCGTATATAGCAAACTCTATGAAAAGTTATCTGGAGAAACAGGACATTGCTGGAATGTATATTGCGGGATTAACTCCAAAATCACGGGGTACTTTGAAGATAGTCTCAACTAACCCCTTTGATCACCTTTCAATTGATaccggttatttcacggattcAGAAGATATCACACCGTTTGTCAAAGCTTTACGAAATATTCAAGCTCTCTTTAAAACCCCGACCTTTAAACAGTACCAAGCCGAGGTTATCAAACTTGACATACCTGGTTGTGACCATTTTGTCTTTGATTCGGATCACTACTGGGATTGTTATGTGAAACACATGAGCACATCAACCTATCATCCTACGGGAACTGCGAAAATGGGTCCCAAATCAGATTCGGATGCTGTAGTCGATTCTGAACTCCAGGTTTATGGCATCAACAGATTACGGGTGATCGATGCAAGTATTTTTCCGATTATTCCAAGTGGTAACACTAATGCTCCAACGATGATGGTAGCTGAGAAAGGGTCAGATATAATCAAAATAGCCTATCTGTAG